The Acidobacteriota bacterium genome has a window encoding:
- the aceE gene encoding pyruvate dehydrogenase (acetyl-transferring), homodimeric type translates to MQAKAQLEAEIQAAEALPQAPADSDPQETAEWLEAWDQILDEDSPQRAAYMLNALSARARATGMPIDPEFNTPYLNTIRDEDEVAYPGDLEIERSIKSIIRWNAMAMVVNQNKKDPGIGGHIATYASVATLMEVGFNHFFRGRIDDQPGDFIFFQGHASPGIYSRAFLEGRLTLEHLENFRHELRDTPGLSSYPHPWLMPDFWKFPTVSMGLASLNAIYQARFMRYLENRGLIPATDRKVWAYLGDGEMDEPESMGSITLACREKLDNLIFVINCNLQRLDGPVRGNGKVVNELEAAFAGAGWNVIKVLWGSNWDELFARDTSGLLLKRMEECVDGEYQSFKAKGGAYVREKFFGKYPELLKLVEHLSDEELGKLKRGGHDSIKVYNAYKRAVETKGQPTVILAKTVKGYGLGPSGGEGRNLAHQSKKLDEHDLTDFIKRFSLPISEEDALKAKIFLPNPDSPEVKYVQERRQSMGGPVPARENKSAALQTPGPEFFKEQHAGSADREVSTTMAFVRILTALLKDPQVGKHVVPIIPDEARTFGMESLFRQVGIYASQGQLYEPHDMDNFLYYKESKSGQILEEGITEAGAMCSFTAAGTSYTNYGVQMIPFYIYYSMFGFQRIGDFAWAFADSRGRGFMCGATAGRTTLNGEGLQHQDGHSHVLASTVPTCAAYDPAFAYEIAVIVEDGMRRMYQEGEDRFYYLTLYNENYLQPPAPAPLEQIKEGIIKGVYKFRAGSGKAKAHLFGSGPMVNEALKAQQILAEQYKVNVDVWSVTSYNELRREALRVERWNRLHPDQTEKAPYILQALKGSDGPIIASSDFMKIMPDQLSPWLGNRLVALGTDGFGRSDSREHLRKFFEIDAASIVAATMSKLARDGKVPAKKAVQALADMGINPEAKDPTTV, encoded by the coding sequence ATGCAAGCAAAAGCACAACTCGAAGCAGAGATTCAGGCAGCCGAGGCGCTGCCGCAGGCTCCGGCGGACAGCGATCCCCAAGAGACTGCCGAATGGCTGGAAGCCTGGGATCAGATTTTGGACGAGGACAGTCCGCAACGCGCTGCTTACATGCTCAATGCGCTGAGCGCCCGCGCCCGCGCCACAGGCATGCCGATTGACCCGGAATTCAACACGCCCTACCTCAACACCATCCGCGACGAAGACGAAGTTGCCTACCCTGGCGATCTGGAAATCGAACGCAGCATCAAGAGCATCATCCGCTGGAATGCGATGGCGATGGTCGTCAATCAGAACAAGAAAGACCCCGGCATCGGCGGCCACATCGCCACCTATGCCTCGGTCGCCACGTTGATGGAAGTCGGCTTTAACCACTTCTTCCGGGGCAGGATCGACGACCAACCCGGCGATTTCATCTTCTTTCAGGGCCACGCCAGCCCGGGCATTTATTCGCGCGCCTTTTTGGAAGGCCGCTTGACGCTCGAACATCTCGAAAACTTCCGCCACGAATTGCGCGACACGCCGGGCCTTTCATCCTATCCGCATCCCTGGCTGATGCCCGATTTCTGGAAATTCCCGACTGTTTCAATGGGGCTGGCTTCGCTCAACGCCATTTATCAGGCGCGCTTTATGCGTTATCTGGAAAATCGCGGCTTGATCCCAGCGACCGACCGCAAGGTTTGGGCCTATCTGGGTGACGGCGAAATGGATGAGCCAGAATCCATGGGTTCGATCACGCTGGCTTGCCGCGAGAAGCTGGATAACTTGATCTTTGTCATCAACTGCAACCTGCAACGCCTTGACGGCCCGGTGCGTGGCAATGGCAAAGTCGTCAATGAACTCGAAGCCGCTTTTGCTGGCGCCGGTTGGAACGTCATCAAAGTGCTGTGGGGCAGCAATTGGGATGAGTTATTCGCCCGTGATACGTCGGGGCTGCTGCTCAAACGCATGGAAGAGTGCGTGGACGGCGAATACCAAAGTTTCAAAGCCAAGGGCGGCGCGTATGTGCGCGAAAAGTTCTTCGGCAAGTATCCCGAATTGCTCAAACTGGTCGAACACCTGAGCGACGAAGAATTAGGCAAGCTCAAACGCGGCGGCCACGATTCGATCAAGGTCTACAACGCCTACAAACGCGCGGTCGAGACGAAAGGCCAGCCGACGGTCATCCTGGCAAAGACCGTCAAAGGCTACGGCTTAGGCCCGTCCGGCGGCGAAGGGCGCAACCTGGCGCACCAGTCCAAGAAGCTGGACGAGCACGATCTGACAGACTTCATCAAACGCTTCAGCCTGCCCATCAGCGAGGAGGATGCGCTCAAAGCCAAAATCTTCCTGCCCAATCCCGACAGCCCCGAAGTGAAGTACGTGCAGGAGCGCCGTCAGTCCATGGGCGGCCCCGTTCCCGCGCGCGAAAACAAGTCGGCGGCGTTGCAAACGCCCGGCCCTGAGTTTTTCAAAGAGCAGCACGCCGGTTCGGCTGACCGCGAAGTCTCGACCACGATGGCCTTCGTGCGCATCCTGACGGCGCTGCTCAAAGACCCGCAGGTTGGCAAGCACGTCGTTCCCATCATTCCGGACGAAGCGCGCACCTTCGGCATGGAATCGCTCTTCCGCCAGGTCGGCATTTACGCGAGCCAAGGCCAGCTTTACGAGCCGCACGACATGGACAATTTCCTGTACTACAAGGAATCCAAGAGCGGCCAAATCCTGGAAGAAGGCATCACCGAAGCGGGTGCGATGTGTTCGTTCACGGCGGCGGGCACGTCGTATACGAACTACGGCGTGCAGATGATTCCCTTCTACATTTACTATTCAATGTTCGGCTTCCAGCGCATCGGCGATTTCGCCTGGGCCTTTGCCGATTCGCGCGGACGCGGCTTCATGTGCGGGGCGACGGCGGGCCGCACGACGCTCAACGGCGAAGGTTTGCAACACCAGGACGGCCACTCACACGTGCTGGCGAGCACAGTGCCAACCTGCGCGGCCTACGATCCGGCCTTTGCTTACGAGATCGCCGTCATCGTCGAAGACGGCATGCGGCGCATGTATCAGGAAGGCGAAGACCGCTTCTACTACTTGACGCTGTATAACGAGAACTACCTGCAACCGCCCGCCCCCGCCCCGCTTGAGCAAATCAAAGAGGGCATCATCAAGGGCGTCTACAAATTCCGCGCGGGCAGCGGCAAAGCCAAAGCGCATCTGTTTGGCAGCGGCCCGATGGTCAACGAAGCGTTGAAGGCGCAGCAGATTTTGGCCGAGCAATACAAGGTCAACGTGGATGTGTGGAGCGTGACCAGCTACAACGAATTGCGCCGCGAGGCCTTGCGCGTCGAACGTTGGAACCGGCTGCACCCCGATCAAACCGAGAAGGCGCCGTATATCTTGCAAGCGCTGAAAGGCAGTGACGGCCCGATCATCGCGTCTTCGGATTTTATGAAGATCATGCCCGATCAGTTGTCGCCCTGGCTGGGCAACCGGCTGGTAGCGCTCGGCACGGATGGCTTCGGACGTAGCGACAGCCGCGAGCATCTGCGGAAGTTTTTTGAGATTGATGCCGCCTCGATTGTGGCGGCGACGATGTCGAAGCTCGCTCGCGATGGCAAGGTACCCGCGAAGAAAGCGGTGCAGGCGCTGGCGGATATGGGCATCAATCCAGAAGCGAAAGACCCGACAACGGTGTAA
- a CDS encoding pseudouridine-5'-phosphate glycosidase — MTTVNYFLQPAVASALMANKGVVALESTVIAHGLPAPHNLETAQQCEQAVRTTGAQPATIGIIAGQPVIGLDTEQLQAIATHQPIAKVNLANLGAVLAAGGWGATTVAGTLHLAQRAGLKVFATGGIGGVHRGASNSFDVSADLTALTRYPLVTVCAGAKAILDLPKTLEVLEMLGVPVVGYQTDELPAFYSRSSGLKLDLTAQSAAEVAAIAQAHWQQGFQTAVLVVAPVPRADEIPAAEISEFIDEALREATQQHVSGKAVTPFLLSRIAARTQGRALRANISLLKNNASIAGEIACALAAR, encoded by the coding sequence ATGACGACCGTCAACTATTTTCTTCAACCTGCTGTCGCAAGTGCATTGATGGCCAACAAGGGCGTCGTCGCCCTCGAATCCACCGTCATCGCGCACGGCCTGCCCGCGCCCCACAATCTGGAAACCGCGCAACAATGCGAACAAGCCGTGCGGACCACAGGCGCGCAACCCGCCACTATCGGCATCATCGCCGGTCAGCCCGTCATCGGTCTCGACACCGAACAGTTGCAAGCTATCGCGACGCATCAGCCCATCGCCAAGGTCAATCTGGCGAATCTGGGCGCGGTGCTGGCGGCGGGCGGCTGGGGCGCAACGACGGTGGCCGGAACCTTGCATCTGGCGCAACGGGCCGGGCTGAAAGTATTCGCCACGGGCGGCATCGGCGGCGTGCATCGCGGGGCCAGCAACTCGTTCGATGTCTCGGCGGATTTAACGGCGTTGACGCGCTATCCGCTCGTGACTGTCTGCGCCGGGGCCAAGGCCATTCTCGACTTGCCCAAAACGCTGGAAGTGCTCGAAATGCTGGGCGTGCCGGTGGTCGGTTATCAAACCGACGAACTGCCCGCGTTTTATTCGCGGTCGAGCGGTTTGAAACTCGATCTGACGGCACAATCTGCCGCCGAAGTTGCGGCCATCGCTCAGGCCCACTGGCAACAGGGCTTTCAAACCGCCGTGTTGGTCGTCGCGCCCGTGCCACGCGCAGACGAAATCCCCGCCGCCGAGATCAGCGAATTCATTGACGAAGCTTTACGCGAAGCCACGCAACAACACGTCAGCGGCAAAGCCGTCACGCCGTTTTTGCTCAGCCGTATTGCCGCGCGCACACAAGGCCGCGCGCTCCGTGCCAACATTTCGCTGCTGAAAAATAACGCAAGCATCGCGGGTGAAATCGCCTGTGCATTAGCGGCGAGATAA
- a CDS encoding glucose-1-phosphate adenylyltransferase: protein MKKEVLALILGGGQGARLFPLTLHRSKPAVPLGGKYRLIDITISNSINSGIHNIYVLTQFNSASLNHHIARTYRFSPFSDGFVEILAAEQTPGNKHWFQGTADAVRQVMIHIADFEPKNVLILSGDHLYQMDYSKFLKHHTDTQADLTVSVIPCDDERATGFGLLKTDPTGRIVEFREKPPADQLADMRVDTTTLGLNAEEAERRPYIASMGVYLFKYEALRELLKNEQNTDFGGQVIPAAISQYNVQAYLFNGYWEDIGTISSFYNANLDMASIMPKFNLFDADQPIYTRPRYLPSSKLVSCEINNSLISDGCILNQVKMRNCIVGIRARIESGTNIESSLLMGADFYQPLEELARERQHGLPWIGIGENTHIRRAIIDKNVRIGSNVKILNEAGRDNFDGEGGNYFIREGIVIVPKGATITDGTII from the coding sequence ATGAAAAAAGAGGTACTTGCCCTAATCCTCGGCGGTGGACAGGGCGCACGGCTCTTCCCGCTGACCTTGCATCGTTCCAAACCGGCCGTGCCCTTGGGCGGCAAATACCGGTTGATAGACATCACGATTTCCAATTCGATCAACTCTGGCATTCATAACATCTATGTCCTGACGCAGTTCAATTCGGCGTCGCTCAATCATCACATCGCGCGCACCTATCGCTTTAGTCCTTTCAGCGATGGCTTTGTCGAGATTCTGGCGGCGGAACAGACCCCCGGTAACAAGCACTGGTTTCAAGGCACTGCCGATGCCGTGCGGCAAGTGATGATTCACATCGCCGATTTCGAGCCGAAAAACGTGCTGATTCTGTCGGGCGATCATCTGTACCAGATGGATTACAGCAAGTTCTTGAAACACCACACCGACACCCAGGCCGACCTGACCGTTTCGGTGATCCCGTGTGATGATGAGCGCGCGACGGGCTTCGGCTTGCTCAAGACCGATCCGACCGGGCGCATTGTCGAGTTCCGCGAAAAGCCGCCCGCCGATCAACTGGCCGATATGCGCGTAGACACGACGACCTTGGGTTTGAATGCCGAAGAGGCCGAGCGCCGTCCCTATATCGCTTCGATGGGGGTTTACCTGTTCAAGTACGAGGCCTTGCGTGAACTGCTAAAGAATGAGCAGAACACCGATTTCGGCGGGCAGGTGATTCCGGCAGCGATCAGCCAATACAATGTGCAGGCCTATCTCTTTAACGGTTATTGGGAAGACATCGGGACGATCAGTTCTTTCTACAATGCCAATTTGGACATGGCGAGCATCATGCCCAAGTTCAATCTGTTTGACGCCGACCAGCCGATTTACACGCGCCCGCGTTATCTGCCCAGCAGCAAACTGGTCAGTTGCGAGATCAATAACTCGCTGATTTCGGATGGCTGCATTCTCAACCAGGTCAAGATGCGCAACTGCATCGTCGGCATCCGCGCGCGCATCGAGAGCGGCACCAATATCGAAAGTTCGCTGTTGATGGGCGCCGACTTTTATCAACCGCTCGAAGAACTGGCGCGCGAACGGCAACATGGCTTGCCCTGGATCGGCATCGGCGAGAATACGCACATCCGCCGCGCGATCATTGATAAGAACGTCCGCATCGGTTCCAACGTCAAAATTCTCAACGAAGCGGGCCGCGACAATTTCGATGGCGAAGGCGGCAATTACTTCATCCGCGAAGGCATCGTGATTGTGCCGAAGGGCGCGACGATTACGGACGGAACGATTATTTGA
- a CDS encoding 1-acyl-sn-glycerol-3-phosphate acyltransferase, protein MGKLRYYWTLFVGGLLLIVLGLPVITIGHILRVFFGREDFAHPYAKLGCRILLRAAGVRVHVTGLENLDPNQNYMFAANHQSNIDPPLLFAYLGHDVGFLAKKELTRIPIMKQGFPLAHVIPIDRSSREQAITSTRQAAEKLRQGYSIMVHPEGTRSFDGRVLDFKKGVFYMALAAGVPIVPVAVNDTRLVMRKGMHTCYPGDVYMEILPPVSTAGYTEDTVQQLIERVRQPIVERVRTD, encoded by the coding sequence ATGGGCAAACTGCGCTACTACTGGACGCTCTTTGTCGGCGGCCTGCTGCTGATCGTACTGGGTCTTCCGGTGATCACGATTGGGCACATCCTGCGGGTGTTCTTTGGCCGCGAAGATTTCGCGCATCCGTATGCCAAGCTGGGCTGCCGGATTTTACTGCGCGCGGCGGGTGTGCGCGTGCACGTGACAGGGCTGGAAAACCTCGACCCAAACCAGAATTACATGTTCGCCGCCAACCATCAGAGCAACATTGATCCGCCGCTGCTGTTTGCGTACCTGGGACACGATGTCGGCTTCCTGGCGAAAAAAGAGCTGACGCGGATTCCGATCATGAAGCAGGGCTTCCCGCTCGCCCACGTCATCCCGATTGATCGCAGCAGCCGCGAACAGGCCATCACCAGCACACGCCAGGCTGCCGAAAAGCTGCGTCAGGGCTATTCGATTATGGTGCATCCCGAAGGCACACGTTCGTTTGATGGCCGCGTGCTGGATTTCAAAAAGGGTGTGTTTTATATGGCCCTGGCCGCTGGCGTACCCATCGTGCCGGTCGCGGTGAATGACACGCGGCTGGTGATGCGTAAAGGGATGCACACTTGCTATCCCGGCGACGTGTATATGGAAATTCTGCCGCCGGTGAGCACGGCGGGATATACAGAAGACACGGTGCAACAACTAATCGAACGCGTGCGGCAACCGATTGTCGAGCGCGTGCGCACGGATTGA
- a CDS encoding SDR family NAD(P)-dependent oxidoreductase, whose product MNINTNTVAIVTGAASGIGRALAVRLSQAGAQLAIADVNEAELQATAKLVRTTCTTHYVDVSDEQRMQDFVQEVVAAHGRANLVINNAGVALLGTFAELSTADIAWLMGVNFWGVIYGTKYFLPVLQQQPAAHLVNISSIFGIIGFPGQSAYNASKFAVRGFTEALRHELEGSHVRISCVHPGGIKTNIARSARVGANAQAVQASLEEGHFEKLAPTTPEQAAERIVRGIERNEPRILIGADAGAMERLQRLFPVRYWRLLRPLMEWRLGESLDSK is encoded by the coding sequence ATGAATATCAATACGAACACAGTGGCTATCGTCACGGGCGCGGCCTCCGGCATCGGGCGTGCGCTGGCTGTGCGCTTGTCACAGGCGGGCGCACAACTCGCCATTGCCGATGTCAACGAAGCGGAGTTGCAAGCGACGGCCAAACTCGTTCGAACCACTTGCACGACACATTATGTGGACGTGAGCGATGAGCAGCGTATGCAGGACTTCGTGCAAGAGGTCGTCGCCGCGCACGGGCGCGCCAATCTGGTCATTAACAACGCGGGCGTTGCGCTGTTGGGCACGTTCGCGGAACTCTCGACCGCCGACATCGCCTGGCTGATGGGCGTGAATTTCTGGGGTGTGATTTACGGGACGAAATACTTCCTGCCCGTATTGCAGCAACAGCCAGCGGCGCATCTGGTCAACATTTCCAGCATCTTCGGCATCATCGGCTTTCCGGGCCAATCGGCCTACAACGCCAGCAAATTCGCCGTGCGCGGCTTTACCGAAGCTCTGCGCCACGAACTGGAAGGTTCACACGTGCGCATCTCGTGCGTGCATCCGGGCGGCATCAAAACCAACATCGCCCGCAGCGCCCGCGTGGGGGCCAATGCACAGGCGGTGCAAGCCTCGCTTGAAGAAGGACACTTCGAAAAACTCGCGCCCACCACACCGGAACAAGCGGCGGAACGCATCGTGCGCGGCATCGAGCGCAACGAACCGCGCATCCTGATCGGCGCCGATGCCGGCGCGATGGAGCGCTTGCAACGGCTGTTTCCCGTGCGCTATTGGCGGTTGTTGCGGCCCTTGATGGAATGGCGGCTGGGCGAATCGCTCGATTCAAAATAA
- a CDS encoding alpha/beta hydrolase produces the protein MASWQAKLYSLFLRAYLKRRPLGDETAFVQFARRKFDPPQFMRQPVPPYAQIDAVSENGVVGEWVRAQDRPAQRTIYYLHGGGYVVGSPQLYRPFTATLAKAAQAKVFALDYRLAPEHRFPAAVDDAVAGYRWLLAQGARPENMLIGGDSAGGGLTLAALVRLRAEGLPLPAAAVLLSPWTDLAGTGKSLLANEATDAMFYADALKTFAPIYLGKASALEAWASPLYADLKGLPPLLIFVSKSECLLDDSLRLAAKARAAGVSVDLQAWEDLSHVWPVAVGFLPEARAALSLIADFAQRQLAGSIHSLTN, from the coding sequence ATGGCAAGCTGGCAAGCCAAACTTTATTCACTCTTCTTGCGCGCCTATCTGAAACGCCGTCCGCTTGGCGATGAAACGGCGTTCGTGCAATTCGCCCGCCGCAAATTCGACCCGCCGCAATTCATGCGGCAACCCGTGCCGCCTTACGCGCAGATTGACGCCGTCAGTGAAAACGGGGTGGTTGGCGAATGGGTGCGCGCGCAGGACAGGCCAGCGCAACGCACGATTTATTATTTGCACGGGGGCGGTTATGTCGTGGGTTCGCCCCAACTCTATCGCCCGTTTACCGCGACGCTGGCCAAGGCCGCCCAAGCCAAGGTCTTCGCGCTCGATTATCGGCTGGCGCCCGAACATCGCTTCCCGGCGGCGGTGGATGATGCGGTCGCGGGCTATCGCTGGTTGCTGGCCCAAGGCGCGCGGCCTGAAAACATGTTGATCGGCGGCGATTCAGCGGGCGGCGGGCTGACGCTGGCGGCGCTGGTGCGGTTGCGGGCGGAAGGCTTGCCGTTGCCAGCGGCGGCGGTCTTGCTCTCGCCGTGGACGGATTTGGCGGGAACCGGGAAGTCGTTGCTGGCGAATGAAGCCACGGATGCGATGTTTTATGCCGACGCGCTCAAAACATTCGCGCCGATTTATCTGGGAAAGGCCTCGGCGCTGGAGGCCTGGGCCTCGCCGCTCTATGCCGATTTGAAAGGCTTGCCGCCCTTGCTGATCTTTGTCAGCAAAAGCGAATGCCTGTTGGACGACTCCCTGCGCCTCGCCGCCAAAGCGCGGGCGGCGGGCGTTTCGGTTGATTTACAAGCCTGGGAGGATTTATCGCACGTCTGGCCGGTGGCCGTTGGTTTCTTGCCCGAAGCACGGGCGGCGTTGTCACTCATCGCGGACTTTGCCCAGCGGCAACTCGCAGGGTCTATTCATTCTCTGACCAACTGA
- a CDS encoding neutral/alkaline non-lysosomal ceramidase N-terminal domain-containing protein: MKLLCTLLLVLSCGFAASAQTSDTFKAGTARRDITPREPVPMWGYGDRHDKLSEGTLDPLYAAALVIQTGAQKLAIVGLDLGRAPAEASLQRIRQRIKAEAGIEYSFIAGSHTHHGPVLELSNAPGKGQGRFDAALRYYTQLEDAIVAAIVEANQKLVPAKFAAGTTQLANFNRNRHTKLEPKPSDRDLAVMRFDDLQGKPLAVVVNFTAHPTMLPSSLLKFSADYVGAMKAAVEKETGAPAIFMQGASGDQSVNKGAYKDHLEFGQALAREAVKLATSLQPQEVKQPRLQIREERFKFTSRTDLANPVIRGLYEKGFFPELIPNFIDEYADGVRPRLTVALLNNEIALVGASGEFFSNHAIRLKERARVKQLFFFGYCNGYHQYFPTIEAVAEGGYGADNQVAPVAVGAGEQMMNAALIWLYEMLGKIK; the protein is encoded by the coding sequence ATGAAATTGCTCTGTACTTTGCTGCTCGTTCTATCCTGCGGCTTTGCCGCGTCAGCACAAACGTCCGATACCTTCAAAGCCGGTACCGCCCGCCGCGACATTACGCCACGCGAACCGGTACCGATGTGGGGCTATGGCGACCGTCACGACAAATTGTCTGAAGGCACGCTCGATCCGCTCTATGCCGCCGCGCTGGTCATTCAGACGGGCGCGCAAAAGCTGGCGATCGTTGGCCTGGACTTGGGCCGCGCCCCGGCGGAGGCCTCGTTGCAACGCATTCGCCAGCGCATCAAAGCCGAAGCGGGCATCGAGTATTCCTTCATCGCCGGTTCGCACACGCACCACGGGCCGGTGCTCGAACTGAGCAACGCGCCGGGCAAAGGCCAGGGCCGGTTTGACGCGGCGCTGCGTTATTACACGCAACTCGAAGACGCCATCGTCGCCGCGATTGTCGAGGCGAATCAAAAACTCGTGCCCGCCAAATTTGCCGCTGGCACGACGCAACTCGCCAACTTCAATCGCAACCGCCACACCAAGCTCGAACCCAAACCGAGCGACCGCGACCTGGCCGTCATGCGCTTTGACGATCTGCAAGGAAAGCCGCTGGCCGTCGTGGTCAACTTCACCGCGCACCCCACGATGCTGCCGTCCAGCCTGCTCAAGTTTTCGGCGGATTACGTCGGCGCAATGAAAGCCGCCGTTGAAAAAGAGACCGGCGCGCCCGCCATCTTTATGCAAGGCGCGTCAGGCGATCAGTCAGTCAACAAGGGTGCGTATAAAGACCACCTGGAGTTCGGCCAGGCCCTCGCGCGTGAGGCGGTCAAGCTAGCCACAAGTCTGCAACCGCAAGAGGTCAAACAACCCAGGCTGCAAATCCGCGAAGAGCGTTTCAAATTCACCTCGCGCACCGACCTCGCCAATCCGGTGATTCGCGGCTTATACGAAAAGGGCTTCTTCCCCGAACTCATCCCCAATTTCATTGACGAATATGCGGACGGCGTGCGACCGCGCCTGACCGTCGCTTTGTTGAACAACGAGATCGCGCTAGTCGGCGCGTCGGGCGAATTCTTCAGCAACCACGCCATCCGTTTGAAAGAACGCGCGCGCGTCAAACAGCTTTTCTTTTTCGGCTACTGCAACGGCTACCACCAATACTTCCCGACGATTGAAGCAGTGGCGGAAGGCGGCTACGGCGCGGACAATCAGGTTGCGCCCGTGGCGGTGGGCGCGGGCGAACAGATGATGAATGCGGCGCTGATTTGGCTGTATGAGATGTTGGGGAAGATCAAGTGA
- a CDS encoding MBL fold metallo-hydrolase, which translates to MLKAVFIVALTFWLSAVAGLLKPNLATVLQSKSQVVLLGTGTPNADPDRAGPAVAVVVNDTPYLIDCGPGVVRRAAAAARNGVKGLAVEKLRRAFITHLHSDHTVGYPDLIFTPAVLERNAPLEVYGPPGLRAMTQHILAAYREDIEIRLRGLEPSKPAGYTVNVHEIKPGPIYRDANVAVKAFAVKHGSWKYAYGFRFEAADRTVVLSGDCAPSQSVVENCQGCDVLIHEVYSTAGFARRPPEWQRYHASFHTSSRELAELAKQAQPKLLILYHQLLWGATKDELLDEIKRAGYAGKVVFGNDLDVY; encoded by the coding sequence ATGCTAAAAGCAGTTTTTATCGTCGCCCTGACGTTTTGGTTGTCGGCAGTCGCCGGGTTATTGAAGCCGAACTTGGCCACCGTGCTGCAAAGCAAATCCCAAGTCGTCTTACTCGGTACCGGTACGCCCAACGCCGACCCAGACCGTGCTGGCCCAGCCGTCGCCGTGGTCGTCAACGATACGCCGTATCTGATTGATTGCGGCCCGGGGGTTGTGCGGCGTGCGGCGGCGGCGGCGCGCAATGGTGTGAAAGGATTGGCGGTCGAAAAGCTGCGGCGCGCTTTCATTACGCATTTGCATTCGGATCACACGGTTGGCTATCCCGATTTGATCTTCACGCCCGCCGTGTTGGAGCGCAACGCGCCGTTGGAAGTTTACGGCCCGCCCGGCTTGCGCGCGATGACGCAACACATTCTGGCGGCGTACAGGGAAGACATCGAAATCCGGTTGCGCGGTTTGGAGCCGAGCAAGCCTGCGGGTTACACGGTCAATGTGCATGAGATTAAGCCGGGCCCGATTTACCGCGATGCCAACGTGGCGGTCAAAGCCTTCGCGGTCAAACACGGTTCGTGGAAATACGCCTATGGGTTTCGCTTTGAAGCCGCCGACCGCACCGTCGTACTTTCTGGCGATTGCGCGCCCAGCCAGAGCGTTGTTGAGAACTGCCAAGGTTGTGATGTGTTGATTCACGAAGTCTATTCGACCGCCGGCTTCGCGCGCCGCCCGCCCGAATGGCAACGCTATCACGCCAGTTTCCATACCTCGTCGCGTGAATTGGCCGAGTTGGCGAAACAAGCGCAGCCGAAGCTCTTGATTCTGTATCACCAACTGTTATGGGGCGCGACGAAAGACGAGTTGCTGGACGAGATCAAACGCGCCGGGTATGCGGGCAAAGTAGTTTTCGGCAACGATCTGGACGTTTATTGA
- a CDS encoding PAS domain-containing protein, which translates to MLLRELKEMVESTADAAFAVDGAGLIVAWNAGAAALFDRPAAATLGQRCSQILQGVDECGPVCSAACSVRRAAQCQHPISNFDMQVPTPQGLQWCNVSTLRAQITNASTPYALHIIRGIDVRKRLELLVRDFIVNEAKLSPAEARAVVATTRAPARTVELTTRELEVLRELAKGTTTGDIASQFHISRTTVNNHIQRILQKLNAHTRLEAIRRAEYAGLI; encoded by the coding sequence ATGCTGCTGCGGGAACTGAAAGAAATGGTTGAGAGCACGGCTGATGCGGCGTTCGCCGTGGATGGCGCGGGCTTGATCGTAGCCTGGAATGCCGGAGCGGCAGCGCTGTTTGATCGCCCCGCCGCCGCCACGTTGGGCCAGCGTTGCAGCCAGATTCTGCAAGGCGTGGATGAATGCGGGCCGGTCTGTTCGGCGGCTTGTAGTGTGCGGCGCGCGGCGCAATGTCAACACCCCATCAGCAACTTTGATATGCAAGTGCCCACGCCGCAAGGCCTGCAGTGGTGCAATGTCTCGACGCTGCGTGCGCAGATCACCAATGCCAGCACGCCGTATGCGCTGCATATCATCCGTGGCATTGATGTGCGCAAACGGCTGGAATTGCTGGTGCGCGATTTCATCGTCAACGAGGCCAAGCTGTCACCCGCCGAAGCCCGCGCCGTGGTCGCCACCACCCGCGCACCGGCCCGCACCGTCGAACTGACTACCCGCGAGTTGGAAGTCTTGCGTGAATTGGCAAAAGGCACGACGACGGGCGACATCGCCAGTCAATTCCATATCAGCCGCACGACCGTGAATAACCACATTCAACGCATTCTGCAGAAACTCAATGCGCATACGCGGCTCGAAGCCATCCGCCGCGCCGAATACGCAGGCTTGATTTGA